Genomic segment of Limnothrix sp. FACHB-406:
TCCGTGATCTGATCGAAGTATTGATGAAACTGAGCCGATCGCGCCCTGGTTTGCATCCAAGGATCGCCTTCGCCCCACAGCAACAGCAAGGGAGATTGCAACTTGCCCAGGAGTTGATCAACGTTTTCGCCCCGAGGGGATTTAAACACCGAAGCGAACACTTTCACGGCTCCCGGATCGCAAGAAGGGCGATAAATTTCTTCCACCAGGCGATCGGTCACGGCGGTTTGATCTAAATACACCTTTTGCAGGGTTTTGCGAATGGTGGATTTGCGTCTGGCATTTTGGAATAGTAAATAGCTGGGCAACGGCTGCAACAGCACATTCCGCACCAGCGATCGAACCAGTTTTTGGAACCCATTGGGCTGGGTTTGGGTTGTGGTTTCCGTGAAAGGGCCCGCACTGTTCAAGAGAGCAACCCCACAAACCGATTCGGGATGATTGGCAGCCACGCAAAGGGATGCATAACCCCCCAAGGAATTCCCGGCGATCACAACCGGCTGACCAATCACCTGCTGAATGAATTCCTGTAGCTGCGCTTGCCACAGTTGACCGCTGTAAACCCAATCGGGCTTAGCCGATCGCCCAAAGCCCAACAGGTCGATCGC
This window contains:
- a CDS encoding alpha/beta fold hydrolase → MTAVNLPIAPNLDRRAQLAAADAPPSQFWQWRDQAIHYVRSGTGHPQQPPILLVHGFGASTDHWRKNLADLQQDFEVWAIDLLGFGRSAKPDWVYSGQLWQAQLQEFIQQVIGQPVVIAGNSLGGYASLCVAANHPESVCGVALLNSAGPFTETTTQTQPNGFQKLVRSLVRNVLLQPLPSYLLFQNARRKSTIRKTLQKVYLDQTAVTDRLVEEIYRPSCDPGAVKVFASVFKSPRGENVDQLLGKLQSPLLLLWGEGDPWMQTRARSAQFHQYFDQITEHFLNAGHCPHDEVPDLVDDYLRNWIQSQVQKRE